GAGGTGTTCTGCCACGCGATggtccgcgacgcgcacggccgcaaGATGAGCAAGAGTCTCGGCAACGTCATCGACCCGATCGATGTGATCCAGGGCAtctcgctcgacggcctccaggcgcgcctgcgcgagggcaACCTCGACGAGAAGGAGATTgccaaggccgccgccggccagAAGAAGGACTACCCCAAGGGTATTCCCCAGTGCGGtaccgacgcgctgcgcttcaCGCTCTGTGCGTACACCGCCGCGGGCCGCGACATCAACCTGGACATTATGCGTGTCGAGGGCTACCGCAAGTTCTGCAACAAGCTGTGgaacgcgacgcgctttgcgctgctcaagcTCCAGGATGGCTTCACGCCCctgacgctcgaggcgcaggacgcgttCCAGCCGAAGACGCTCGTCGAAAAGTGGATCTGGCACCGCCTCAACGAGACTGCGAAGCAGCTCAACACCGACATGGAGGGCCGCACGTTTAtgtcggcgaccgccgccgtgTACAACTTCTGGCTGTACGACCTGTGCGACGTGTACATTGAGGCGATCAAGCCCAtgaccgaggcggacgcAGACcccgcggtgcgcacctcggcgcaAAACACGCTGTACGCGTGCCTCGATGCGGGCCTCAAGCTCCTGCACCCCTTTATGCCGTACGTCACCGAGGAGCTGTGGCACCGCCTGCCCCAGCGCCCGCAAGAGACCGCCGAGACGATCGCGCTGTCGCGCCTGCCCGAGTGGCGTGCGGAGCACAGCTtcgagaaggaggcgaGCGAGTTCGACGAGGCCTTTgcctcggtgcgcgccgcacgtGGTCTCGCGGCCGACTACGGCCTCACGTCCAAGATCCAGGTGTTTATCGAGACGGCGGTCGACAGCACGCGTGCGAtgctcgacacgcagcgcTCCGTCGTGCACACGCTTGTCAAGGGCTGCGAGTCGGTGTCGGTTGTTGGCCAGGCTagcgacgtgccgcccgGCTGCGTGGTCGCCTCGGTCTCTGCCACGATCCAGGTGCACGTCCTGGTGCGCGGcctggtcgacgtcgaccaggAGCTGAGCAAGCTCGCGAAGAAGCTCACGCTCACCGAGACGCAGCTCTCGCGCACCTCTGCGCTTACGCAAAAGCCCGAGTGGTCCAAGACGCCCGAGGACGTCAAGACCagcacgcagcagcgtctcgacgacctcgaggccgaaAAGAAGGCCCTgctccaggcgcaggccaacTTTGAGAACCTCCGCGGGGATTAAATAGCCCGATACCGATCGTACTCCACCATGCGAAATTTgacgacgctcgccgtcgaggcgctcggcggcggcgcgccgtggcaGGCGGttgcgccggacgccgaggcggctgACGGAGTGTATGTAGCGAGTGCAGAGCGAGGTGCCGAGGGGCTCGTGCGTCTCACGGTtggccgcgcgacgccgagcgcgtgcgaggagctcgctTCGCTCGCTGTCGTCGGCGCCCCTGGCAACAATGCGGATGAGATCCGCCTGTTTCAGATGCTTGCAGACGGCGGAGACGTCGCAGGGaatgcgccggcgctgtgcCTTGTTACAGCAGGTGGCGATATCGTGTACCTTTTGCTCGATACACTCAAAGCAGAGATCGTGGGGTCCGTCGAGCAGGGCCTccttgccgcgcgctggagcTTGGACGAAGAAGTGCTTGTCCTCATCACCGCGCCGGGTGCAGACGGTGTCGCGAAGCTCTTGCTCATGACGCGCGACCTCGAAGTACTCCACGAAGCGCCTCTGTCGACCGACGACTTTGGCGAGGACCAGCCGGTGAACGTCGGGTGGGGCTCCAAGGCGACACAGTTTCACGGATCCGAGGGCAAGCAggccgctgctgcacagccgcgcgcgggcgacgcgcgggGGCCGCCAGTGCCGGAAGACGACGGACTGCCGCGCGTTGCGTGGCGATCGGACGGCGCCTTTTTTGTCGTCTCCTcgctggagcgcgacgcgtacggcgcgcatcgcatCCTGCGTGTATACACGCGCGCGGGTGTGCTCAGCGCGACGTCGGACGcgtccgtgcgcggcatTTCGCACTGCCTCGCCGTGCGTCCGATCGGCAATGTGATTGccacgacgcagcgcgcgggcAGGACGCCGGACGGCGACGAGTGGGCGCCGGGCCGTGACGGGCGGCACGATGTCGTGTTTTTTGAGCGGAACGGACTGCGCCACGGCGAGTTTTCGCTCCGCGAAGAgcacggcgcagggccAAAGGGGAATACCTACGGCGAGGCACTTCCGACGTGGAATACGCCGCACGCGGTGCAGTCGCTCGCGTGGAACGCGGATGGAAGTGCGCTTGCAGTGCACCTCGTGCGTGGGCCACACGCTGTCGTTCAGGTCTGGACGACCAAGAACTACCACTGGTACCTCAAGCAAGAGATCCAGCTGGAAGGACTGCGAGCGCTCCAATGGCACGCCGAAGAACCGCTGTGGCTCTACCTTGTGCATgcaggcggcgtcgagaAGCGCGTCTATGCCACAGATACGGTGGTATCGAGCGGAACAccgccgcacgacgcgtcgtGTGCGGCGGTGGTCGACGGCCATGCGCTCCTCCTTACGCCGTTCCGCCTGCAGAatgtgccgccgccgatgtGTGCGGCGTGCATTTTGGATACGCCGCGCCTGGAGCCGTTTGTGCCGCAGGTGCCGGTGCACGTTGCGTGGGATACCGTTGGGGGCGATGCGACGACCGACTACCTTGCGGTGCTCTTTCGCGAAGAGGTGCATGTCTGGCGCATTGCCTACGGTGTGCTGGGCAGCCGTGCCAAGTGGGCACCtgagcgcatcgcggtgctgcgtgtggtgcccggcgcgatccaggtggcgctcgccgtctcGGACTCGATCACCATCGGCCTGCTCCGCcccgacggcgccgagtgGGTGCAGGGCGGGGACCGAGGCACGCTGGCGTTCTcgacgggcggcgcacgccggctAGTGACCATGCGCGAGACCAAGGCGCTGGTCGTGCACGGCCCCGACGGCAGCGTCGTCGATGTCgcgacctcgtcgccactgccgtcgctgccgacctTTTGCGAGCGATTGGTCGTCTTTcccgcgccgcacgccacGCCCCTtggcctggcgcgcgacgggcggCTGGTCCTGCCCAACCGTACACTCGCAAAGGATGCGACGTCGTTTGTCGTGACCAACCGGCTGGTGGTCTGGACGACGTGGacgcacgaggcgcgcttcCTGCCGCTTGCCGCGCTTTCGGGCGACGTGCAaacgctcgagctcgggcggcgtgtcgagcgtgGCAGCACGATTGTGacggccgtgccgagcgctaTGTCGCTCGTCCTCCAAATGCCGCGCGGCAATCTCGAGACGATTTGCCCTCGCCCCATGGTCCTCGACGTGATCCGCGACCTGATCGACCGCAGTGAgtacggcgaggcgctgcgcactgcgcgtgcgcaccgtgtcGATCTGAATATCCTGCACGACCACAACCCCACGGCGTTCCTCGCGAGTATTCCCAAGGTCCTGAAGCAGGTCGACAATGTCGACCATATTAATTTGCTGCTCTCGAGCATGCGGTACGTGGATCTTCTGACGCAGCAACGACGATGTGACACAGACGCTGTACCGCCCCATGGTGGGCGAATCGCCCGCGGCCGACACGGCCGGCAAAGTGAATACGGTGTGCGACGCGTttctcggcgcgctgcaggtcgacgagcgccgctaCCTCTCTTCTGTGCTCACtgcgcacctgcgcaaAGACGTGCCCGACTACGAGAGCGGCCTGCGTGTCCTGCTGCGGTACAAAGACACGGACCttgcgctggccgacgaggcgtgcaAGTACATCATCTTTCTCGCGaacgccgagcagctcttccgtgtcgcgctcggcatgtACGACTTccagcttgcgctgctcatTGCGCAGCACTCGCAAAAAGACCCCCGCGAATACGTGTCGTTTTTGAGGGAGCTGCGTGCAAAGACGCCCGAGGCGTACCAGCGCTTTTGCATCGACGACCACCTCGGGCGGCATACCAAAGCGCTGCActcgctcgtgcacgccggcgacgaccgcgcggacgaggcgatggagTACACAGTCCAGCACAAGCTGTACCGTgaagcgctcgacgcgtggAAAGGGAATACGGGCCGCCAGCGCCAGGTGTACGACCTGTTTGGCACCtacctcgcggcgcaccagcgtgccggcgaggcggcgtccGCCTTCCTCCTCGCCAAAGAGCCGCGCAAGGCCATCGACGCGTTCCGTGAGGCCGACCAGTGGCAGGATGCGCTGAGCACGGCGCTGATGGagcgcatgccgcgccccgagctccttgcgcttgccCACGCGCTCATTGAGCAGCtgagcgcgcgcgagcagtacgagagcgcggcgcgcatctgCCTCGACCACGTCCACGACGTCGAGCAAGGCGTGAGTCTGCTGTGCAGCGCGCAGTGCCTTGCGGAAGCATcacgcgtcgctgcggcgcacgatcGCTTTGACCTGATCGAGACGCACGTCGgccctgcggcgctcgaagGGCAGTCCAACGCCATGGAAGAGGCGGATgcgatcgacgagcagctcgcccagcaggtcgcgcgccttggcgagctcgagtcgaAAAAGACCCAGGAGCCCGCGCAGTTTTACATGGATGACGCCGGGCTCGAGAACATCGATATGCAGAGCGATACCATGTCGCAGCTCACGCAGTTCACGCGCTATACGGCCGCTCCGAGCGTCGCACAAACCATGTCAACGCTGTccctcggcacgcgcgccacCGGTCGGTCCAAGGCGAAGCAAAAGAAGGAGGAAAAGAAGAAGAATGCGGGCAAGAAAGGCAGCATCTACGAGGAAAAGTACCTGCTCGACTCGGTCGCCAAGCTGCtcacgacgcgcctcggtgcactgcagcgcaccacggcgcagctgctcccagcgctccttgcgctcggcacgagccaccgcgccgccgcacaaAAGCTGCAAcaccgcctgctcgccctcgaggcgaaggcgacgcaggccgccgacgcgctcggcgcgcgcgccaccgcGCAGGACCAGCGCAggcagcaggccgagcacgagctcgtggcCGCCGTCGCACACCTCGCGCACCAGCCCGGCGACGAagcggcgcccggcgcggcgctcacgGCGCTGTACGCCTCTCGGCATGCCACacgtgcgccggccgcgtcgcgccccgACGTGTCGAGCGAACGCTGGAAGATGCATTTATTGGATacgccgcaggcgccgtAGCTACTACAACTTGGAAAACTTCGGCTTGCTCTTGGTCATGGCCGCCTGCATCGACACGCCGAGGTCCTCGGtctggagcgcggcggcgttgAGGTACTGCATAAACTGCAGTccctcgccgacgccgtggTCGCGCGAGTAGATGAGCGACTGCTTCGTGCCGTTCACCGCCACCGGGGACACCTGCgcgatggacgaggcggtggcAATGGCGGACTTCATCGCGGCCTCCTTGGTGTCGAGCACCTTGCTTACAAAGCCCATCTGGTAGGCCTCGGTCGCGGGGAAGAAGCGCGCGGTGTAtgccagctcgcgcacccACGAGTCGTTTCCAACAATCTTGGGGAAGCGCTGCAGGGTGCCAatgtcggcggcgaggccgacggccgcctcgcggatcGAGAAGCTCGCGTCCTTGACCGCGTAGCGGATatcggccgccgcgaggatATCGATCGCGAGGCCGATGCAGTGGCcgtgcggcacgccgatcACCGGGCGCTCGCACTCCTCAATCGACGAAATCGACTGCTGGAAGCGCTCGATTAGCTCGCGGAGCACGATGCCGacacgcgcggcgtctcCCTTTTCCATCGCGTCGCTTAGCACGCTGTCGCTCACTG
This is a stretch of genomic DNA from Malassezia japonica chromosome 3, complete sequence. It encodes these proteins:
- the ELP1 gene encoding Putative elongator complex protein 1 (COG:K; BUSCO:EOG09260JO5; EggNog:ENOG503NVRK), whose translation is MRNLTTLAVEALGGGAPWQAVAPDAEAADGVYVASAERGAEGLVRLTVGRATPSACEELASLAVVGAPGNNADEIRLFQMLADGGDVAGNAPALCLVTAGGDIVYLLLDTLKAEIVGSVEQGLLAARWSLDEEVLVLITAPGADGVAKLLLMTRDLEVLHEAPLSTDDFGEDQPVNVGWGSKATQFHGSEGKQAAAAQPRAGDARGPPVPEDDGLPRVAWRSDGAFFVVSSLERDAYGAHRILRVYTRAGVLSATSDASVRGISHCLAVRPIGNVIATTQRAGRTPDGDEWAPGRDGRHDVVFFERNGLRHGEFSLREEHGAGPKGNTYGEALPTWNTPHAVQSLAWNADGSALAVHLVRGPHAVVQVWTTKNYHWYLKQEIQLEGLRALQWHAEEPLWLYLVHAGGVEKRVYATDTVVSSGTPPHDASCAAVVDGHALLLTPFRLQNVPPPMCAACILDTPRLEPFVPQVPVHVAWDTVGGDATTDYLAVLFREEVHVWRIAYGVLGSRAKWAPERIAVLRVVPGAIQVALAVSDSITIGLLRPDGAEWVQGGDRGTLAFSTGGARRLVTMRETKALVVHGPDGSVVDVATSSPLPSLPTFCERLVVFPAPHATPLGLARDGRLVLPNRTLAKDATSFVVTNRLVVWTTWTHEARFLPLAALSGDVQTLELGRRVERGSTIVTAVPSAMSLVLQMPRGNLETICPRPMVLDVIRDLIDRSEYGEALRTARAHRVDLNILHDHNPTAFLASIPKVLKQVDNVDHINLLLSSMRNDDVTQTLYRPMVGESPAADTAGKVNTVCDAFLGALQVDERRYLSSVLTAHLRKDVPDYESGLRVLLRYKDTDLALADEACKYIIFLANAEQLFRVALGMYDFQLALLIAQHSQKDPREYVSFLRELRAKTPEAYQRFCIDDHLGRHTKALHSLVHAGDDRADEAMEYTVQHKLYREALDAWKGNTGRQRQVYDLFGTYLAAHQRAGEAASAFLLAKEPRKAIDAFREADQWQDALSTALMERMPRPELLALAHALIEQLSAREQYESAARICLDHVHDVEQGVSLLCSAQCLAEASRVAAAHDRFDLIETHVGPAALEGQSNAMEEADAIDEQLAQQVARLGELESKKTQEPAQFYMDDAGLENIDMQSDTMSQLTQFTRYTAAPSVAQTMSTLSLGTRATGRSKAKQKKEEKKKNAGKKGSIYEEKYLLDSVAKLLTTRLGALQRTTAQLLPALLALGTSHRAAAQKLQHRLLALEAKATQAADALGARATAQDQRRQQAEHELVAAVAHLAHQPGDEAAPGAALTALYASRHATRAPAASRPDVSSERWKMHLLDTPQAP